The following coding sequences are from one Verrucosispora sp. WMMD573 window:
- a CDS encoding acyl carrier protein, which yields MKELSRAQIRDLMGEVLKNQGKALPADDAADLREVGFRSLDFSELALRVEDATGEELNFDAPGLRRIATVGDVLDFLVELQRQ from the coding sequence ATGAAGGAATTGAGTCGGGCGCAGATTCGCGACCTCATGGGCGAGGTGCTCAAGAACCAGGGCAAAGCGTTGCCCGCCGACGACGCCGCCGATCTGCGCGAGGTTGGCTTCCGGTCGCTGGACTTCTCCGAGTTGGCGCTGCGCGTCGAGGACGCCACGGGGGAGGAGCTGAACTTCGACGCGCCCGGGCTGCGCCGGATCGCCACCGTCGGCGACGTGCTGGACTTCCTCGTCGAGTTGCAGCGGCAGTGA
- a CDS encoding AMP-binding protein, with product MSVETAPQAPVQPAGVDNRIVVDGATLTWRDLPELTLPGPAAALAHSARHALAAARHHAVHGTELLLSTASRVDAAMRAELRDAGFAVTELGDDRADGDATAPAPRAAEPGRLWLLTSGSTGRPKRVGHTLESLTTVRGQQPARTWLCPYAPGTYAWWQVVTLSLTQPGQHLVVVEPDQLDDWPALAAEHGVDAASGTPTFWRRALHRDPAGLARVPLRQLTLGGEPVDQTILDRLRELFPAARISWIYASSEVGAAIVVHDGRAGFPVEWLDRAAPGRPTLGVRDGELVITSPYHGVGLDGPVRTGDRAQVSGDRVLITGRLDADEINVGGSKVSAGVVRDVLTAHPQVAWARVAGRRAPLLGHMVVAEVVPVGSATAPAEAGLDEATLVRWCADQLPEYAVPRRIRVLTEIPVKETLKSDV from the coding sequence GTGAGCGTCGAGACCGCCCCGCAGGCCCCCGTCCAGCCGGCCGGAGTGGACAATCGGATCGTCGTCGACGGTGCCACGCTCACCTGGCGTGACCTGCCGGAGCTGACCCTTCCCGGGCCCGCTGCCGCGCTGGCCCACTCGGCCCGGCACGCGCTCGCCGCCGCCCGGCACCACGCCGTGCACGGCACTGAGCTGCTGCTCAGCACGGCCAGCCGGGTCGACGCGGCGATGCGCGCGGAACTTCGCGACGCCGGGTTCGCGGTGACGGAACTGGGTGACGACCGCGCGGACGGGGACGCGACCGCGCCCGCCCCACGGGCCGCCGAGCCCGGCCGGTTGTGGCTGCTGACCTCCGGCTCCACCGGTCGTCCCAAGCGGGTGGGGCACACCCTCGAATCGCTCACCACCGTCCGGGGACAGCAGCCCGCGCGGACCTGGCTCTGCCCGTACGCCCCCGGCACGTACGCCTGGTGGCAGGTGGTCACGCTGTCGCTGACCCAGCCGGGTCAGCATCTGGTGGTGGTGGAACCCGATCAGCTCGACGACTGGCCGGCGCTGGCGGCCGAGCACGGTGTGGACGCCGCCTCCGGCACCCCCACCTTCTGGCGACGGGCCCTGCACCGTGATCCGGCCGGGCTGGCCCGGGTGCCGCTGCGTCAGCTGACCCTCGGCGGGGAACCGGTCGACCAGACCATCCTGGACCGGCTGCGGGAGCTGTTCCCGGCGGCCCGGATCTCCTGGATTTACGCCTCCTCGGAGGTGGGCGCGGCCATCGTGGTGCACGACGGGCGGGCCGGGTTCCCGGTGGAGTGGCTGGACCGGGCAGCTCCGGGCCGTCCCACCCTCGGGGTGCGCGACGGAGAGCTGGTGATCACCTCGCCGTACCACGGTGTCGGGCTGGACGGTCCGGTCCGCACCGGCGACCGGGCGCAGGTGAGCGGTGACCGAGTGCTGATCACCGGCCGGCTCGACGCGGACGAGATCAACGTCGGTGGCAGCAAGGTCTCCGCCGGTGTGGTCCGCGACGTGCTGACCGCGCATCCCCAGGTGGCCTGGGCCCGGGTCGCCGGTCGACGCGCCCCGCTGCTCGGTCACATGGTCGTCGCCGAGGTGGTGCCGGTCGGCAGCGCCACCGCGCCGGCCGAGGCCGGGCTGGACGAGGCGACGCTGGTGCGCTGGTGTGCCGACCAACTGCCCGAGTACGCGGTGCCGCGTCGGATCCGCGTGCTGACCGAGATTCCCGTCAAGGAGACCCTGAAGAGCGATGTCTGA
- a CDS encoding SDR family NAD(P)-dependent oxidoreductase, translated as MSDPTTPARPVPPSTVVLVSGGSRGLGLAIVTDLLESGLKVAAFARTVTPELAKLADTHPERTHVGSVDVTDLAAAQTFVRAAEERLGPIDGVVNNAAVGQDSLHVHTANADIARIIETNLTAPLQLTRLAVRRMLAQGRRGRIVNITSICAQRGFPGLVAYSATKGGMDAATRSLARELGGRVLVNAVAPGFFASEMSAVLGQTQLDQIVRRTPTGQLTEPEEVVPVVRLLLRDQTNINGQVIVVDGAASI; from the coding sequence ATGTCTGACCCCACCACCCCCGCCCGACCCGTACCGCCCAGCACCGTGGTGCTCGTCTCCGGCGGTTCCCGCGGTCTCGGCCTCGCCATCGTCACCGACCTGCTCGAATCGGGCCTGAAGGTGGCTGCCTTCGCCCGTACCGTCACGCCCGAGCTGGCCAAGCTCGCCGACACCCATCCGGAGCGGACGCACGTCGGCTCGGTCGACGTGACCGACCTCGCCGCCGCGCAGACATTCGTGCGGGCGGCCGAGGAGCGACTCGGCCCGATCGACGGCGTGGTGAACAACGCGGCCGTCGGGCAGGACTCGCTGCACGTGCACACCGCCAATGCCGACATCGCCCGGATCATCGAGACCAACCTGACCGCGCCGTTGCAGCTCACCCGGCTGGCCGTGCGGCGGATGCTGGCCCAGGGGCGACGCGGGCGGATCGTCAACATCACCTCGATCTGCGCGCAGCGCGGCTTTCCCGGCCTGGTGGCGTACTCCGCCACCAAGGGCGGGATGGACGCGGCGACCCGGTCGCTGGCCCGGGAACTCGGCGGGCGGGTGCTGGTCAACGCGGTCGCTCCGGGCTTCTTCGCCTCGGAGATGTCGGCGGTGCTTGGCCAGACCCAGCTCGACCAGATCGTGCGCCGTACGCCGACCGGTCAGCTGACCGAGCCGGAGGAGGTGGTGCCGGTGGTGCGGCTGCTGCTGCGCGACCAGACGAACATCAACGGCCAGGTCATCGTGGTCGACGGTGCCGCCTCGATCTGA
- a CDS encoding TerC family protein, with the protein MSVSWWVWALLMLAIAAMLAVDLFLHRDNHVIGFREAAIWSGIWIAAGLLFGVTLWAWQGGDVAGTYFAGYLIEKALSIDNVFVFAMIFAYFGVPAAYQHKVLFWGVIGALVFRLAFIFVGAELLETFFWTAYLFGAFLIVTAYKMAFRHDEQTPPDRNPVVRLVRRLVPTEPVYHGDRFLTQVDGRRVATLLFVVLIAVETTDLIFAIDSVAAILAITTSTFIVWTANAFAILGLRSLYFCLAGLLRRFVHLHYGLAVLLAFAGIKLILSETPVGKLPIPVTLGVIVATIAVSIAWSLRSTSARAETRQPSQLP; encoded by the coding sequence TTGTCTGTCTCCTGGTGGGTCTGGGCCCTGCTGATGCTGGCGATCGCCGCGATGCTGGCCGTCGACCTGTTCCTGCACCGCGACAACCATGTCATCGGCTTCCGCGAGGCCGCGATCTGGTCCGGTATCTGGATCGCCGCCGGCCTGCTGTTCGGGGTGACCCTGTGGGCGTGGCAGGGCGGCGACGTGGCCGGCACGTACTTCGCCGGCTATCTCATCGAGAAGGCGTTGTCCATCGACAACGTGTTCGTCTTCGCGATGATCTTCGCCTACTTCGGGGTTCCGGCCGCGTACCAGCACAAGGTCCTGTTCTGGGGGGTCATCGGTGCGCTGGTGTTCCGCCTCGCATTCATCTTCGTCGGCGCGGAGTTGCTGGAGACGTTCTTCTGGACCGCGTACCTGTTCGGCGCGTTCCTCATCGTGACCGCCTACAAGATGGCGTTCCGGCACGACGAGCAGACTCCGCCGGACCGTAACCCGGTGGTACGCCTGGTCCGCCGCCTCGTGCCGACCGAGCCGGTTTACCACGGCGACAGGTTCCTCACCCAGGTCGACGGCAGGCGGGTCGCCACCCTGCTGTTCGTGGTCCTGATCGCGGTCGAGACCACCGATCTGATCTTCGCGATCGACTCGGTCGCGGCGATCCTCGCCATCACCACCAGCACGTTCATCGTGTGGACAGCTAACGCGTTCGCGATCCTCGGGCTGCGTAGCCTGTACTTCTGTCTCGCTGGGCTGCTACGCCGCTTCGTGCACCTGCACTACGGCCTGGCGGTGCTGCTGGCCTTCGCCGGGATCAAGCTCATCCTGTCCGAGACTCCGGTCGGCAAGCTTCCCATCCCGGTCACCCTTGGCGTCATCGTCGCGACGATCGCCGTGTCCATCGCCTGGAGTCTGCGCAGCACCAGCGCCCGAGCGGAGACGCGGCAGCCCTCGCAACTTCCCTGA